One window of the Chryseobacterium camelliae genome contains the following:
- a CDS encoding response regulator transcription factor, whose product MNKLLSNSVRFSIADSDFYFKKIMIRTLTENPFYMLLNDCNNGHELISRNYRRQEDVFVIELFMPVLSGIEAIKYIRKSNTETPIITYSGTYQEDMAEILSRLPNIYYCQKKSNIIKEIIKGRIASGSFDYEAYSREWEQQPLAVQEYMERQRKSQEELSPAEIQLMKFCYEGFSNKEIGEKLNLSTRTIDTYINRLTEKLGLKTKLHLIRFCVENGYYNSSM is encoded by the coding sequence GTGAATAAATTATTAAGCAATTCTGTGCGGTTTTCTATTGCGGACAGTGATTTTTATTTCAAAAAAATAATGATCAGGACTCTTACTGAAAACCCTTTTTATATGCTCCTGAACGACTGCAATAATGGTCATGAGCTGATTAGCAGGAACTACAGGAGACAGGAAGATGTATTCGTCATTGAGCTTTTCATGCCGGTACTCAGTGGCATCGAAGCCATTAAGTACATCAGGAAAAGCAATACAGAGACCCCGATCATCACGTATTCCGGAACCTACCAGGAAGACATGGCGGAAATCCTGTCCAGGCTTCCGAACATTTATTATTGCCAGAAAAAAAGCAATATCATCAAGGAGATCATCAAAGGCAGGATTGCTTCAGGAAGCTTTGATTATGAAGCCTATTCCAGGGAATGGGAACAGCAGCCGCTGGCCGTACAGGAATATATGGAAAGGCAGAGGAAGAGCCAGGAAGAGCTTTCCCCGGCCGAGATACAGCTGATGAAATTCTGCTATGAAGGCTTCAGCAACAAGGAAATAGGCGAAAAACTCAACCTGAGTACGCGCACCATAGACACCTACATCAACAGGCTGACGGAAAAGCTGGGCTTAAAAACCAAACTTCACCTGATCCGTTTTTGTGTGGAAAACGGCTACTATAATTCCAGCATGTAA
- a CDS encoding HU family DNA-binding protein has product MTKAELVNTISNKLGTEKNETQKVVEAFMQEIRTSMYNGDNVYLRGFGSFIIKTRAAKTGRNISKNTAIEIPAHNIPAFKPSKSFVEKVKNKVAVK; this is encoded by the coding sequence ATGACAAAGGCAGAATTGGTAAACACCATCTCAAATAAGTTGGGAACAGAAAAGAATGAAACACAGAAAGTTGTAGAAGCTTTTATGCAGGAGATCAGGACTTCTATGTATAATGGGGATAACGTTTACCTAAGAGGCTTCGGTTCTTTTATCATTAAGACGAGAGCTGCTAAAACAGGAAGAAATATTTCTAAGAATACTGCAATCGAGATTCCTGCTCACAACATTCCTGCTTTCAAACCTTCAAAGTCTTTTGTAGAGAAAGTAAAAAACAAAGTTGCAGTAAAATAA